The following are encoded in a window of Centroberyx gerrardi isolate f3 chromosome 1, fCenGer3.hap1.cur.20231027, whole genome shotgun sequence genomic DNA:
- the stk33 gene encoding serine/threonine-protein kinase 33 isoform X2 — protein sequence MTQADVSGTGMKMACQRARRNSPKRMVPHTRLKDDADLKQIYTIGRKLGQGSFGVVCEATHIETQEKWAIKKVNKEKAGSSKVELLEREVSILKQVNHAHIIHLKEVFEAPKRMYLVTELCDGGELNELLQKKKRLTEEETRHIISSLAEAIVYLHKKDIVHRDLKLENILMKSSLHGDDNDMINIKVTDFGLSVKKGGVGSERMMKATCGTPSYMAPEMISDHDYSQQCDVWSIGIIMYMLLCGEPPFMSKSKEKLFKKIKKGELKFTGSIWDTISDAAKNILICLLKVDPAHRITAKELLDNPWITGDTNTPAKLTNVLEMMRHFRDDPDGTNGQEQEESEAVTQTLEEFSLTSPRDVLVLERRPASAHSDAGADGSGSTASTPTRQTEEASGCLQQDESSSIGCESQLLPQPPASQVSRLKSHAGVKASGQPSAKQRRPQDKRDTAPCASSLTFALKPATGPRKAEAQRPSPSGTSRSCSQKPAACPRTKKS from the exons ATGACACAAGCAGATGTTAGTGGAACAGGCATGAAAATGGCCTGTCAGCGTGCCCGAAGGAACAGTCCGAAGAGGATGGTGCCTCACACCCGCCTGAAGGACGATGCTGACCTCAAG CAAATATACACAATTGGAAGGAAATTGGGTCAAGGTAGCTTTGGGGTCGTCTGTGAAGCCACCCATATTGAAACGCAGGAAAAATGGGCTATTAAGAAGGTTAACAAAGAAAAG GCAGGGAGTTCAAAAGTCGAACTGCTGGAACGGGAAGTAAGCATTCTCAAACAAGTGAATCATGCTCACATAATACATCTTAAGGAAGTCTTTGAAGCACCAAAA AGGATGTATTTGGTTACTGAGCTGTGCGATGGAGGTGAACTGAATGAgctgctgcagaagaagaagcgcctcacagaggaggagacgaggcaTATCATCAGCAGCTTAGCTGAAGCCATCGTCTACCTGCACAAGAAGG ACATAGTGCACCGGGACTTGAAATTGGAGAACATTCTCATGAAGAGTTCTCTCCATGGGGACGATAATGATATGATCAATATCAAG GTGACAGACTTTGGATTGTCAGTGAAGAAAGGTGGTGTAGGGAGTGAGCGCATGATGAAGGCCACCTGTGGGACTCCTTCCTATATGG ctcctGAAATGATAAGCGATCATGATTACAGTCAGCAGTGTGATGTGTGGAGTATAGGAATCATCATGTATATGTT GCTGTGTGGGGAGCCTCCATTCATGTCCAAATCAAAGGAAAAACTATTTAAGAAGATTAAGAAGGGAGAACTCAAATTTACTGGGTCCATCTGGGACACAATCAGTGATGCAG CAAAAAACATATTGATTTGCCTTCTGAAGGTCGACCCCGCCCACCGCATCACAGCTAAGGAGCTACTAGATAACCCCTGGATTACA GGCGACACTAATACCCCCGCCAAACTGACCAATGTGCTGGAGATGATGCGTCATTTCCGGGACGACCCAGACGGGACCAATGGCCAGGAGCAGGAAGAGAGCGAGGCGGTCACACAGACTCTGGAGGAGTTCTCCCTCACTTCTCCCCGGGACGTCCTGGTACTGGAGCGCAGGCCGGCTTCAGCACACAGCGACGCGGGAGCAGACGGCAGCGGCAGCACCGCCTCGACCCCGACCCGACAG ACAGAAGAAGCCAGTGGCTGCCTCCAGCAGGACGAGAGCAGCAGCATCGGCTGTGAAAGCCAGTTACTCCCTCAACCCCCCGCCTCACAGGTCAGTCGTTTAAAA TCCCATGCAGGTGTTAAGGCCTCCGGGCAGCCAAGTGCAAAGCAGCGCAGGCCGCAGGACAAGAGGGACACCGCTCCCTGCGCCTCCTCACTTACGTTTGCGCTCAAACCAGCCACTGGCCCAAGGAAGGCAGAAGCCCAGCGACCCTCCCCTTCCGGTACGAGCCGGAGCTGCTCCCAGAAACCAGCTGCCTGCCCCAGGACGAAGAAGAGCTAG
- the stk33 gene encoding serine/threonine-protein kinase 33 isoform X1: MTQADVSGTGMKMACQRARRNSPKRMVPHTRLKDDADLKQIYTIGRKLGQGSFGVVCEATHIETQEKWAIKKVNKEKAGSSKVELLEREVSILKQVNHAHIIHLKEVFEAPKRMYLVTELCDGGELNELLQKKKRLTEEETRHIISSLAEAIVYLHKKDIVHRDLKLENILMKSSLHGDDNDMINIKVTDFGLSVKKGGVGSERMMKATCGTPSYMAPEMISDHDYSQQCDVWSIGIIMYMLLCGEPPFMSKSKEKLFKKIKKGELKFTGSIWDTISDAAKNILICLLKVDPAHRITAKELLDNPWITGDTNTPAKLTNVLEMMRHFRDDPDGTNGQEQEESEAVTQTLEEFSLTSPRDVLVLERRPASAHSDAGADGSGSTASTPTRQTEEASGCLQQDESSSIGCESQLLPQPPASQVLRPPGSQVQSSAGRRTRGTPLPAPPHLRLRSNQPLAQGRQKPSDPPLPVRAGAAPRNQLPAPGRRRARPLQQRAQPQRCRVPKQRAPV; this comes from the exons ATGACACAAGCAGATGTTAGTGGAACAGGCATGAAAATGGCCTGTCAGCGTGCCCGAAGGAACAGTCCGAAGAGGATGGTGCCTCACACCCGCCTGAAGGACGATGCTGACCTCAAG CAAATATACACAATTGGAAGGAAATTGGGTCAAGGTAGCTTTGGGGTCGTCTGTGAAGCCACCCATATTGAAACGCAGGAAAAATGGGCTATTAAGAAGGTTAACAAAGAAAAG GCAGGGAGTTCAAAAGTCGAACTGCTGGAACGGGAAGTAAGCATTCTCAAACAAGTGAATCATGCTCACATAATACATCTTAAGGAAGTCTTTGAAGCACCAAAA AGGATGTATTTGGTTACTGAGCTGTGCGATGGAGGTGAACTGAATGAgctgctgcagaagaagaagcgcctcacagaggaggagacgaggcaTATCATCAGCAGCTTAGCTGAAGCCATCGTCTACCTGCACAAGAAGG ACATAGTGCACCGGGACTTGAAATTGGAGAACATTCTCATGAAGAGTTCTCTCCATGGGGACGATAATGATATGATCAATATCAAG GTGACAGACTTTGGATTGTCAGTGAAGAAAGGTGGTGTAGGGAGTGAGCGCATGATGAAGGCCACCTGTGGGACTCCTTCCTATATGG ctcctGAAATGATAAGCGATCATGATTACAGTCAGCAGTGTGATGTGTGGAGTATAGGAATCATCATGTATATGTT GCTGTGTGGGGAGCCTCCATTCATGTCCAAATCAAAGGAAAAACTATTTAAGAAGATTAAGAAGGGAGAACTCAAATTTACTGGGTCCATCTGGGACACAATCAGTGATGCAG CAAAAAACATATTGATTTGCCTTCTGAAGGTCGACCCCGCCCACCGCATCACAGCTAAGGAGCTACTAGATAACCCCTGGATTACA GGCGACACTAATACCCCCGCCAAACTGACCAATGTGCTGGAGATGATGCGTCATTTCCGGGACGACCCAGACGGGACCAATGGCCAGGAGCAGGAAGAGAGCGAGGCGGTCACACAGACTCTGGAGGAGTTCTCCCTCACTTCTCCCCGGGACGTCCTGGTACTGGAGCGCAGGCCGGCTTCAGCACACAGCGACGCGGGAGCAGACGGCAGCGGCAGCACCGCCTCGACCCCGACCCGACAG ACAGAAGAAGCCAGTGGCTGCCTCCAGCAGGACGAGAGCAGCAGCATCGGCTGTGAAAGCCAGTTACTCCCTCAACCCCCCGCCTCACAG GTGTTAAGGCCTCCGGGCAGCCAAGTGCAAAGCAGCGCAGGCCGCAGGACAAGAGGGACACCGCTCCCTGCGCCTCCTCACTTACGTTTGCGCTCAAACCAGCCACTGGCCCAAGGAAGGCAGAAGCCCAGCGACCCTCCCCTTCCGGTACGAGCCGGAGCTGCTCCCAGAAACCAGCTGCCTGCCCCAGGACGAAGAAGAGCTAGGCCCCTGCAGCAGAGAGCCCAGCCTCAGCGGTGCCGTGTGCCAAAGCAAAGGGCCCCAGTCTGA
- the stk33 gene encoding serine/threonine-protein kinase 33 isoform X3, with product MTQADVSGTGMKMACQRARRNSPKRMVPHTRLKDDADLKQIYTIGRKLGQGSFGVVCEATHIETQEKWAIKKVNKEKAGSSKVELLEREVSILKQVNHAHIIHLKEVFEAPKRMYLVTELCDGGELNELLQKKKRLTEEETRHIISSLAEAIVYLHKKDIVHRDLKLENILMKSSLHGDDNDMINIKVTDFGLSVKKGGVGSERMMKATCGTPSYMAPEMISDHDYSQQCDVWSIGIIMYMLLCGEPPFMSKSKEKLFKKIKKGELKFTGSIWDTISDAAKNILICLLKVDPAHRITAKELLDNPWITGDTNTPAKLTNVLEMMRHFRDDPDGTNGQEQEESEAVTQTLEEFSLTSPRDVLVLERRPASAHSDAGADGSGSTASTPTRQTEEASGCLQQDESSSIGCESQLLPQPPASQSHAGVKASGQPSAKQRRPQDKRDTAPCASSLTFALKPATGPRKAEAQRPSPSGTSRSCSQKPAACPRTKKS from the exons ATGACACAAGCAGATGTTAGTGGAACAGGCATGAAAATGGCCTGTCAGCGTGCCCGAAGGAACAGTCCGAAGAGGATGGTGCCTCACACCCGCCTGAAGGACGATGCTGACCTCAAG CAAATATACACAATTGGAAGGAAATTGGGTCAAGGTAGCTTTGGGGTCGTCTGTGAAGCCACCCATATTGAAACGCAGGAAAAATGGGCTATTAAGAAGGTTAACAAAGAAAAG GCAGGGAGTTCAAAAGTCGAACTGCTGGAACGGGAAGTAAGCATTCTCAAACAAGTGAATCATGCTCACATAATACATCTTAAGGAAGTCTTTGAAGCACCAAAA AGGATGTATTTGGTTACTGAGCTGTGCGATGGAGGTGAACTGAATGAgctgctgcagaagaagaagcgcctcacagaggaggagacgaggcaTATCATCAGCAGCTTAGCTGAAGCCATCGTCTACCTGCACAAGAAGG ACATAGTGCACCGGGACTTGAAATTGGAGAACATTCTCATGAAGAGTTCTCTCCATGGGGACGATAATGATATGATCAATATCAAG GTGACAGACTTTGGATTGTCAGTGAAGAAAGGTGGTGTAGGGAGTGAGCGCATGATGAAGGCCACCTGTGGGACTCCTTCCTATATGG ctcctGAAATGATAAGCGATCATGATTACAGTCAGCAGTGTGATGTGTGGAGTATAGGAATCATCATGTATATGTT GCTGTGTGGGGAGCCTCCATTCATGTCCAAATCAAAGGAAAAACTATTTAAGAAGATTAAGAAGGGAGAACTCAAATTTACTGGGTCCATCTGGGACACAATCAGTGATGCAG CAAAAAACATATTGATTTGCCTTCTGAAGGTCGACCCCGCCCACCGCATCACAGCTAAGGAGCTACTAGATAACCCCTGGATTACA GGCGACACTAATACCCCCGCCAAACTGACCAATGTGCTGGAGATGATGCGTCATTTCCGGGACGACCCAGACGGGACCAATGGCCAGGAGCAGGAAGAGAGCGAGGCGGTCACACAGACTCTGGAGGAGTTCTCCCTCACTTCTCCCCGGGACGTCCTGGTACTGGAGCGCAGGCCGGCTTCAGCACACAGCGACGCGGGAGCAGACGGCAGCGGCAGCACCGCCTCGACCCCGACCCGACAG ACAGAAGAAGCCAGTGGCTGCCTCCAGCAGGACGAGAGCAGCAGCATCGGCTGTGAAAGCCAGTTACTCCCTCAACCCCCCGCCTCACAG TCCCATGCAGGTGTTAAGGCCTCCGGGCAGCCAAGTGCAAAGCAGCGCAGGCCGCAGGACAAGAGGGACACCGCTCCCTGCGCCTCCTCACTTACGTTTGCGCTCAAACCAGCCACTGGCCCAAGGAAGGCAGAAGCCCAGCGACCCTCCCCTTCCGGTACGAGCCGGAGCTGCTCCCAGAAACCAGCTGCCTGCCCCAGGACGAAGAAGAGCTAG